The DNA sequence AAAAGTTATTGCCCACTGGCTAATTACCGGTTTGCCGCTGATTTTTATCGCCCCCTTGCTAGCAGTATTACTCCACTTAGATGAGCAAAGTTATGGCGCGTTAATGTTAACTCTGCTACTTGGCACGCCGGTATTAAGCTTACTTGGCGCGGTAGGTGTCGCCTTAACGGTTGGCATAAAAAAAGGCGGCGTGTTACTCAGCTTGCTGGTTTTACCGCTTTATATTCCTGTATTGATTTTTGCCACCAGCGCAATTGATACCGCAGCACTAGGCCTTCCTTATAGCGGACAACTAGCTATTATTGCAGCACTATTTTTTGGTTCTATTACATTAGCCCCATTTGCTGTTGGGGCAGCTTTAAAAGTGAGTACAA is a window from the Litorilituus sediminis genome containing:
- the ccmB gene encoding heme exporter protein CcmB translates to MTKQSDKQQSLPTLSYRHAFLLVLKRDLTIALRHRDDIINPLLFFIIVVTLFPLGIGPEQQTLSRIAPGIIWVAALLATLLSLDRLFKSDYADGSLEQMLLSPHPVFLLVLAKVIAHWLITGLPLIFIAPLLAVLLHLDEQSYGALMLTLLLGTPVLSLLGAVGVALTVGIKKGGVLLSLLVLPLYIPVLIFATSAIDTAALGLPYSGQLAIIAALFFGSITLAPFAVGAALKVSTN